The following are encoded in a window of Panicum virgatum strain AP13 chromosome 5N, P.virgatum_v5, whole genome shotgun sequence genomic DNA:
- the LOC120676927 gene encoding uncharacterized protein LOC120676927, whose amino-acid sequence MEKVSSARLAAAAVVVALCLLLAPAQQAAGVEYMTYPPNMIHCKVLGNCEKYAGPDATRPGKPANSYTRGCRAIDRCRG is encoded by the coding sequence ATGGAGAAGGTGAGCTCCGCGAggctggccgcggcggccgtggtggtggCGCTGTGCCTGCTGCTGGCGCCGGCGCAgcaggccgccggcgtggagTACATGACGTACCCGCCCAACATGATCCACTGCAAGGTGCTCGGCAACTGCGAGAAGTACGCCGGCCCCGACGCCACCCGCCCCGGGAAGCCGGCCAACAGCTACACCCGCGGCTGCCGCGCCATCGACAGGTGCCGCGGCTGA
- the LOC120676926 gene encoding late embryogenesis abundant protein EMB564-like, with amino-acid sequence MASQQAERAAELQDPEIRAELDRRVREEGETVVKSGGGGTTLDAQERLAEGRKKGGLSRTTESGKDRAEKEGAVRVEPDEKQLQQAKKSLGRD; translated from the exons atGGCGTCGCAGCAGGCGGAGAGGGCGGCGGAGCTGCAGGACCCGGAGATCCGGGCGGAGCTGGACCGGCGCGTCCGCGAGGAGGGCGAGACCGTCGtcaagagcggcggcggcggcaccactCTCGACGCCCAGGAGCGCCTCGCCGAAG GGCGCAAGAAGGGAGGGCTGAGCCGCACGACGGAGTCCGGCAAGGACCGCGCCGAGAAGGAGGGCGCGGTGCGCGTCGAGCCCGACGAGAAGCAGCTCCAGCAGGCTAAGAAGAGCCTCGGCCGCGACTGA